The following are encoded in a window of Nitrospirota bacterium genomic DNA:
- a CDS encoding hydrogenase 4 subunit F has translation MTMIAILVLLIAPLLAGGLSLIVHRSALLHAINLTSMSLLVGAEVMITRTVLKDGPFTALGQLVYLDALSVFILFIIGAVGLACSFYMRSYMDDQVARGVIAPTRLNLFFFLFHMFLLAMVIATVANSVGVQWVAIEATTLATTFLIAFWRRRESLEAGWKYLILCSVGISLALFGVVLTYYSSLHVLGDVSEALNVTQLLPVADQLNPHVLKLAFIFILVGYGTKVGLVPMHSWLPEAYTEAPAPVAAMLAGVLEIVAVYAILRMKMIVDHAVSPAFTGGLLALLGFASFVTAAFFILIQHNYKRLFAYSSIEHMGIAMIGFGVGGPLGAFGGLFHLLNHAFAKSMAFFAAGNIHRRFHTVEIGQVQGLALAQPWTAMALMIAGLALSALPPFASFASEVQIVTALAAQGVPGQWLSNSGGMVTVAFSNQFTSLSLTGLFLLCSVLAFSGLLYRITSMVWGTPPEGIVRGEAWTLGHLPIIVLAAALVGFGFFLPQPIRQLLEEATRIILVH, from the coding sequence ATGACAATGATCGCAATACTTGTCTTGTTGATCGCGCCACTCCTCGCGGGAGGGCTGAGCCTGATCGTGCATCGGTCCGCACTGCTTCACGCGATCAACCTCACGAGTATGAGTTTGCTCGTGGGGGCGGAAGTTATGATCACCAGGACCGTATTGAAGGATGGTCCGTTCACCGCGCTGGGACAATTAGTCTATCTCGACGCCTTGTCGGTGTTCATTCTCTTCATCATCGGGGCGGTCGGACTGGCCTGTTCGTTCTACATGCGTTCCTACATGGACGACCAGGTGGCGCGAGGAGTGATCGCACCCACAAGGCTCAACCTCTTTTTTTTCCTCTTTCACATGTTCCTGCTGGCGATGGTCATTGCGACCGTCGCGAACAGTGTCGGAGTGCAATGGGTCGCCATCGAGGCCACGACGCTCGCCACAACCTTCCTGATTGCCTTCTGGCGGCGGCGAGAGTCCTTGGAAGCCGGATGGAAGTATCTCATCCTCTGTTCGGTCGGGATTTCCCTCGCACTCTTCGGCGTGGTGCTCACCTATTATTCCTCGCTGCATGTGCTGGGGGACGTCAGCGAGGCGTTGAACGTGACGCAGTTGCTGCCTGTGGCCGACCAGTTGAATCCGCATGTGTTGAAGTTGGCCTTCATTTTCATCCTCGTGGGCTATGGCACCAAGGTGGGACTCGTGCCCATGCATAGCTGGCTGCCGGAAGCCTATACCGAGGCGCCGGCTCCGGTGGCAGCGATGCTGGCTGGTGTGCTCGAAATTGTCGCGGTCTATGCCATTCTCCGCATGAAGATGATTGTCGACCACGCCGTCTCCCCTGCCTTCACCGGCGGACTGCTGGCCTTGCTCGGGTTTGCCTCGTTTGTGACGGCCGCGTTTTTCATCCTCATTCAGCACAACTATAAACGGCTGTTCGCCTACTCCAGCATCGAGCATATGGGGATCGCCATGATCGGCTTCGGGGTCGGGGGTCCGCTGGGAGCCTTCGGTGGACTGTTTCATTTACTGAATCACGCGTTTGCCAAGTCGATGGCGTTTTTTGCCGCGGGCAACATTCACCGTCGCTTTCACACGGTGGAGATCGGTCAGGTGCAGGGGCTGGCCCTTGCGCAGCCCTGGACAGCCATGGCCTTGATGATCGCGGGACTGGCCTTATCGGCCCTTCCTCCCTTTGCCTCATTTGCCAGCGAAGTGCAAATCGTCACGGCCCTGGCAGCGCAAGGGGTTCCGGGACAATGGTTGAGCAACAGCGGCGGGATGGTGACCGTTGCCTTCTCGAACCAATTCACCAGCCTGAGCCTCACGGGACTGTTTCTGCTCTGCTCCGTACTTGCATTCAGTGGCTTGCTCTATCGCATCACCAGTATGGTCTGGGGCACCCCGCCGGAGGGAATCGTCCGGGGAGAAGCCTGGACCTTAGGCCATCTGCCGATCATCGTGCTCGCTGCGGCGTTGGTGGGATTCGGCTTCTTCCTCCCTCAGCCCATCCGGCAACTATTGGAAGAGGCGACGCGAATAATCCTGGTTCACTAG
- a CDS encoding NADH-quinone oxidoreductase subunit C, which produces MAESRSCDEVLKAAFPSIVQKDEVQRECSHFLVSKDLLPAITRYLHTQPSLHGKLTLLWAVDNRPACNTYGLHYLFTLEPSHRWVLLSTELAKTDRLFPSITPHIHAAQWYEREIRDMFGLIPQGHPDLRRLVRHEHWPKGTHPLKKDFPWDHVLGRQQGEHHFRRIEGEGVFEVPVGPIHAGIIEPGHFRFSVAGEPIMQLELHHFWKHRGVEKLFEQQTLTAAVPLAERVSGDTTIGHSLAYCQAVESLLHLEVPRRGRYLRSLFLELERLHNHLGDVGAICNDTAYALPYAHCSRMKEQIMQLNDRLTGSRFLRGVTRVGGVAIDLTAAQLAEIVSEMDRIEQDFSELESIIAHNASLIDRLETTGVLTERTAWDHAVVGVVGRASGLDQDLRRDRPFAAYDELPVKVVNYRYGDVRARMRVRMDEIHESMRLVREVRLKIPQGPVAVEPSRVAQTGEWALSAVEGWRGEILYMVMAGENGTIHRCKVRDPSFANWPAIQQAVLGNIIPDFPLINKSFSLSYAGNDL; this is translated from the coding sequence ATGGCAGAGTCGAGGTCCTGCGACGAAGTACTCAAAGCCGCGTTCCCGTCCATCGTACAAAAGGACGAGGTTCAGAGGGAATGCTCTCATTTTCTTGTCTCCAAGGATCTCCTCCCGGCGATCACCCGTTACCTCCATACCCAACCGAGCTTACATGGCAAGCTCACGCTCTTATGGGCTGTCGACAATCGCCCCGCGTGCAACACCTATGGATTGCACTACCTGTTCACCCTGGAGCCCTCCCACCGCTGGGTGCTGTTATCCACTGAACTTGCGAAAACCGATCGGTTATTCCCCTCCATCACGCCGCACATTCATGCCGCACAGTGGTACGAGCGAGAGATTCGCGACATGTTCGGATTGATTCCACAGGGGCATCCGGACTTGCGACGTTTGGTTCGGCATGAACATTGGCCCAAAGGCACCCACCCGCTCAAAAAAGACTTCCCATGGGACCACGTATTGGGTCGGCAGCAAGGCGAACATCACTTCCGCCGCATTGAGGGGGAAGGGGTCTTTGAAGTACCGGTGGGACCAATCCATGCAGGGATCATCGAGCCGGGTCATTTTCGATTTTCTGTAGCTGGTGAGCCCATCATGCAACTCGAGCTACATCACTTCTGGAAACATCGCGGCGTCGAAAAGCTGTTTGAGCAACAAACATTGACCGCAGCAGTTCCCTTAGCCGAACGAGTATCCGGCGATACGACGATCGGCCATAGCCTCGCCTACTGCCAGGCGGTCGAATCGCTGCTCCATCTCGAGGTGCCACGCCGTGGACGATACCTGCGAAGCCTGTTTCTCGAACTGGAGCGACTCCACAACCATCTCGGCGACGTGGGCGCAATCTGTAACGATACCGCCTATGCCCTGCCCTATGCCCATTGCAGCCGGATGAAAGAGCAGATCATGCAGCTCAACGACCGGCTGACCGGCTCGCGATTTCTCCGTGGAGTCACCAGAGTGGGTGGAGTCGCCATCGATCTCACGGCGGCACAATTGGCCGAGATTGTCAGTGAAATGGACCGCATCGAACAGGACTTCTCGGAACTGGAATCGATCATCGCCCACAACGCCTCCCTGATAGACCGTCTGGAGACCACCGGTGTCCTGACCGAACGCACGGCCTGGGATCATGCGGTAGTGGGAGTCGTCGGACGGGCCTCGGGCCTCGATCAAGACCTCCGGCGCGATCGGCCCTTTGCCGCCTACGACGAACTTCCCGTCAAGGTGGTGAACTATCGCTATGGCGATGTGCGAGCGCGGATGCGTGTTCGCATGGATGAGATCCACGAGTCCATGCGGCTGGTCAGAGAGGTTCGCCTGAAGATTCCGCAGGGGCCGGTCGCCGTCGAACCCAGTCGCGTGGCACAAACCGGTGAATGGGCCTTGTCAGCCGTTGAAGGCTGGCGCGGTGAAATTCTGTACATGGTGATGGCGGGGGAGAACGGAACCATTCATCGCTGTAAAGTCCGTGACCCCTCGTTCGCGAACTGGCCCGCAATCCAACAGGCCGTGCTCGGGAATATCATTCCGGACTTCCCGCTCATCAACAAGAGCTTTAGTCTGTCGTATGCGGGAAATGATTTGTAG
- a CDS encoding NADH-quinone oxidoreductase subunit B family protein: MFRILKKSLKTGVVTGQHPASAPLEERSTSEAKDKARPFRSSLAFRAVDTGSCNACEMEMNALANPVYDIERFGIHIAASPRHADALVVTGPVTVNMERALKDVYQQTPDPKIVIALGDCAINCGVFKGSYAVTGPVEKHIPVDLRIPGCPPRPATILKALQEVRAGSDKD, from the coding sequence ATGTTCCGTATCCTTAAAAAGAGCCTCAAAACCGGAGTCGTGACAGGCCAGCATCCCGCAAGCGCGCCGCTGGAGGAAAGATCGACATCTGAGGCAAAAGACAAAGCCAGGCCGTTCCGTTCCTCTCTGGCATTTCGCGCCGTGGATACCGGCTCGTGCAATGCCTGCGAGATGGAAATGAATGCGCTGGCGAACCCGGTCTACGACATCGAACGGTTCGGCATACACATCGCCGCCTCACCACGCCATGCGGACGCCTTAGTCGTAACGGGACCGGTCACTGTCAACATGGAACGAGCCTTGAAAGACGTGTATCAACAAACGCCGGATCCAAAGATTGTCATTGCCCTCGGCGACTGTGCCATCAACTGCGGCGTCTTCAAGGGGAGCTATGCCGTGACTGGCCCTGTCGAGAAACATATCCCTGTGGACCTCCGCATTCCAGGCTGCCCCCCGCGTCCTGCGACCATACTCAAGGCACTCCAGGAAGTACGGGCTGGCTCAGACAAAGACTGA
- a CDS encoding SulP family inorganic anion transporter has translation MSSHEPMTPTMEKPRNGIRGLKHWRYDLLAGLQVALIGLPLSLGIAVASGAPPITGVISAIIAGLVFPFLGGAYVTISGPAAGLAPALLAGMIALGHGDLAVGYPLLLVAICLTGVVQVLLSLLRAGSFALYFPISVVEGMLSAIGILIIIKQIPQLLGDQLPPVKSIPAAILAIPHDIQKMNPEIFLVGGLALALLFFLSSRTERWATLIPAPLLVVSLGGIASWLLQLPQEYLVHIPLDIFQHGIHFPHFSEAWQNQDLWMAFLVTIVTLTLIDGTESLATIAAVDKIDPFHRKSDPNVTLRAMGISNILSSLAGGLTIIPGGVKSTTNIMAGGRTLWANFYYACSLALLLWFGTRLINLTPLSVLAALLIWIGWQLCAPRVFQKMLAIGKEQLLIAMVTVVVTLYTSDLLEGVALGTLTKVIVLCIDLVRASAQEAPSGESPFRRAARLLPAALTELFSNPVIRIGDGRGSRERYSVMTVATSAIRGTVGEMKNPYKIYLSSVTCMNLMKLDKALHETLVVPPNSKANFLIILAGQVIDHTSMEYLHHFQDQCIEAGHTCAIVGVDHFRAFSDHVLAYRVNPPRNLMAFA, from the coding sequence ATGTCGTCTCATGAACCGATGACTCCGACGATGGAGAAACCCCGGAACGGAATACGTGGCCTGAAACATTGGCGCTACGACCTGTTAGCAGGGTTGCAGGTCGCACTCATCGGGCTTCCCCTCTCGCTGGGTATCGCGGTGGCCTCCGGTGCCCCACCCATCACCGGCGTCATCTCGGCCATCATCGCCGGGCTGGTCTTTCCATTTCTCGGCGGAGCCTATGTGACCATCAGCGGACCAGCCGCCGGTCTTGCGCCGGCGTTGTTGGCCGGCATGATTGCGCTCGGCCATGGTGACTTAGCGGTGGGATATCCGCTGCTGCTGGTAGCGATTTGTCTGACCGGCGTCGTCCAGGTGCTGCTGAGCCTCCTTCGCGCCGGGAGCTTCGCCCTGTATTTCCCCATCTCGGTGGTCGAAGGCATGTTGAGCGCCATCGGCATACTGATCATTATCAAACAAATCCCGCAGCTCCTAGGAGACCAGTTGCCACCCGTCAAATCCATTCCTGCAGCCATCCTGGCGATTCCGCACGATATCCAGAAGATGAATCCGGAGATCTTCCTCGTCGGAGGGCTTGCGCTGGCGCTCCTCTTTTTTCTTTCCAGCAGAACAGAACGGTGGGCCACACTCATCCCCGCGCCCCTCTTGGTTGTCAGTCTGGGCGGCATCGCCAGTTGGCTTCTGCAGCTCCCGCAGGAATACTTGGTCCATATACCCCTCGATATTTTCCAACATGGCATCCACTTTCCCCATTTTTCTGAAGCCTGGCAGAATCAAGACTTGTGGATGGCGTTCCTGGTCACGATTGTCACGCTGACCCTCATCGATGGCACGGAGTCGCTGGCCACGATCGCGGCGGTCGATAAAATCGACCCGTTCCATCGAAAATCTGATCCCAACGTGACCCTGCGGGCCATGGGTATCTCGAACATCCTCTCCAGCCTGGCCGGTGGCTTGACGATTATTCCCGGCGGAGTGAAAAGCACGACCAATATCATGGCCGGAGGACGGACCCTCTGGGCCAACTTTTACTATGCCTGCTCCCTCGCGCTCCTCTTGTGGTTCGGGACAAGGCTCATCAATCTGACTCCACTCTCTGTCCTGGCGGCGTTGCTCATCTGGATCGGATGGCAACTCTGCGCACCCAGGGTTTTCCAAAAGATGCTCGCGATCGGCAAGGAACAGCTATTGATCGCGATGGTCACCGTCGTGGTCACCCTGTACACCTCCGATCTGCTGGAAGGAGTGGCCCTTGGCACACTGACAAAGGTCATCGTGCTCTGTATCGATCTGGTACGGGCTTCAGCCCAGGAAGCTCCGTCCGGAGAGTCGCCCTTCAGGCGGGCTGCCAGGCTGCTACCGGCTGCGCTCACCGAATTGTTCAGCAATCCCGTGATTCGAATCGGAGACGGCCGCGGCTCTCGCGAACGCTACAGCGTGATGACCGTTGCAACCAGCGCAATACGGGGTACGGTTGGAGAAATGAAGAACCCCTACAAGATCTACCTGTCGTCAGTCACCTGCATGAATCTGATGAAACTCGATAAAGCGCTTCACGAAACGCTCGTCGTTCCGCCGAATTCCAAAGCCAACTTCTTGATCATCTTGGCAGGACAGGTGATCGACCATACCTCGATGGAGTATTTGCACCATTTCCAGGATCAATGTATCGAGGCCGGCCATACCTGCGCCATCGTAGGAGTGGACCATTTTCGCGCATTTTCAGACCATGTGCTGGCCTATCGCGTCAATCCTCCCCGCAACCTCATGGCCTTCGCATGA
- a CDS encoding sigma-54 dependent transcriptional regulator, which translates to MQASIFVTDDEPALRNAIVKRLSRRQHRVRAFQSGDELLAAVEHDVPDLILLDLKMPGMTGIETLEALRTKARDTAVIILTAYGTVEDAVEAMKLGAYDFLIKTVDLGGVEPVVDRALEYLLLRRRVAFATEHDAGHYGLSELVANSPSMKQLLAQVTEAAQNQMTTVLLTGETGTGKEFLARVIHHNSARAAGPFVRINCTALSPDLFERELFGYERGSFPGAEQRKLGLLEQAESGTVFFDEVGDLDGVMQGKLLRVLEDRSFRRVGGTEDIRRDFRVMAASNRDLKQEIAAQRFREDLYLRLNIMAWHVPPLRSRSEDIAPLSKQFMVKYGMELNKDVKEIDSTAIAVLERYSFPGNVRELHNVIERAVILCKGTILTAGDLPSELRDLPAPVTIAQDNVYS; encoded by the coding sequence ATGCAAGCCAGTATCTTCGTCACAGATGATGAGCCAGCGCTTCGCAATGCAATTGTGAAGCGACTGTCCAGACGCCAGCATCGAGTCAGGGCCTTCCAGTCCGGGGATGAGCTGCTCGCCGCCGTCGAACACGACGTCCCGGATCTGATCCTTCTCGACCTCAAAATGCCAGGAATGACAGGGATCGAAACCCTGGAAGCACTTCGCACGAAAGCGCGAGATACGGCGGTGATCATTCTCACCGCCTATGGAACAGTCGAAGATGCAGTCGAAGCCATGAAGCTGGGAGCCTACGATTTCCTGATCAAGACCGTGGACCTCGGAGGCGTGGAGCCAGTCGTCGACCGGGCCTTGGAGTATCTCCTCTTGCGCCGACGGGTCGCGTTTGCGACCGAGCATGATGCCGGTCACTACGGCCTGTCAGAACTCGTCGCGAACAGCCCATCCATGAAACAACTTCTCGCACAGGTGACCGAAGCGGCACAGAATCAGATGACGACCGTCCTCCTGACGGGGGAAACCGGAACGGGAAAAGAATTTCTGGCTCGGGTGATTCACCATAATAGTGCGCGCGCCGCTGGCCCATTTGTGAGAATCAACTGCACCGCACTTTCGCCAGACCTCTTTGAGCGTGAACTCTTTGGGTACGAACGTGGAAGCTTCCCGGGAGCCGAGCAGCGCAAACTCGGCCTGCTGGAACAGGCAGAATCCGGCACCGTATTTTTCGACGAAGTTGGCGATCTCGATGGGGTGATGCAGGGAAAGCTCTTGAGGGTTCTGGAGGACCGATCCTTCCGTCGCGTCGGAGGAACCGAAGACATCAGAAGAGACTTTCGTGTCATGGCCGCGTCGAACCGTGACCTCAAGCAGGAGATCGCGGCACAACGCTTTCGAGAAGACCTCTACCTTCGTCTCAATATCATGGCATGGCACGTGCCCCCGCTCCGGAGCCGCAGTGAGGACATCGCCCCATTGAGTAAACAATTTATGGTGAAATATGGGATGGAGCTGAACAAGGACGTGAAGGAGATTGACTCCACGGCCATCGCCGTTCTGGAACGATATTCCTTTCCAGGCAATGTGCGCGAGTTACACAATGTCATCGAACGGGCGGTGATCTTGTGCAAGGGAACTATCTTAACGGCGGGCGATCTTCCTTCGGAATTACGGGACCTCCCTGCACCCGTGACGATCGCACAAGACAATGTATACTCCTGA
- a CDS encoding ATP-binding protein — protein MREYLTRLFNNLPIERKLLLVSVIPLTALMLLSVVTYHSVQTVERDEEQLNRLYLTQKSAAQYMRLIVDLETSFRGYVLTLQTPYLRPFRTAQEGIFSVGEELTRMVSDEVPHRSQFLEVQALVKQLIIEKVDLIEAAKKGHPERALQYIEEGRGRTIMVRIRELMVTFDQQEQKRVETRLGQLSQDRTATLTVILVGGILTLGLMALALYLIARSIAGPLVGLAKAVGSSPTGSFSHIPLLERKDEIGYLTRVMHRLGVQIQSHLEQVEHSEAALRVLNDNLSASESKYRGLVDNAPFGIFTTRGTEITFSNRYNQALAGLDPDHVTDPDTFRQWIHPGDRDRVLSEFAHAVANVQPYETVFRFLHVNGSVRKVLSRRIPLEQGLTQQPLYIGFNIDITALDQMQTRLSRSERLATLGQVAAGIAHEIRNPLVGIGSNAFLLLDEFDKSDPRHTDLEMILKETKRLDRIVNQIIDYARPRELAPVLCPLNDLIDDVVKLLDSTVTAKHLTITRSISPTLTRLHADQDQIKQVLLNVVQNAIDASHEGAAIDVTAFELPRGQTAGMVVKVTDHGVGIPDNALAHVFEPFFTSGKRQGTGLGLAICRNIIESHGGDIQITSEVGKGTSVRIWLPLRQEFQFVEG, from the coding sequence ATGCGGGAGTATCTGACTCGCCTGTTTAATAATCTTCCGATCGAACGGAAGCTGCTGCTGGTGTCAGTGATCCCGCTGACCGCCCTCATGTTGCTCAGCGTCGTCACGTATCACAGTGTCCAAACGGTTGAACGGGATGAAGAGCAGCTCAACCGTTTATACCTGACGCAGAAATCAGCCGCCCAGTACATGCGGCTCATCGTCGATCTCGAAACAAGTTTTCGCGGATACGTGTTGACGCTCCAGACCCCCTATCTTCGTCCCTTTCGCACCGCGCAAGAAGGCATTTTCTCCGTGGGGGAGGAACTCACCAGGATGGTCTCCGATGAGGTGCCCCACCGCTCACAATTTCTAGAGGTTCAGGCCCTCGTGAAGCAGCTCATTATTGAGAAAGTGGACCTCATCGAAGCAGCCAAGAAAGGGCACCCGGAGAGGGCGCTCCAATACATCGAAGAAGGACGCGGACGGACGATCATGGTCAGGATTCGAGAGTTGATGGTGACGTTCGACCAGCAGGAACAGAAACGAGTCGAAACGAGACTGGGCCAACTGAGTCAAGATCGGACAGCGACTCTCACCGTCATATTAGTCGGAGGGATTCTCACCCTGGGACTGATGGCCTTGGCGTTGTATCTCATCGCCCGCTCGATCGCCGGTCCGTTGGTCGGCTTGGCCAAAGCGGTTGGATCCTCGCCGACGGGCTCTTTTTCACACATCCCGTTGCTCGAACGAAAAGACGAAATCGGCTATCTCACGAGAGTCATGCACCGGCTAGGCGTTCAGATTCAAAGCCACCTCGAACAGGTCGAGCATTCTGAAGCAGCCCTCCGTGTGCTGAATGACAATCTATCCGCCTCGGAATCGAAGTATCGCGGACTGGTCGACAACGCCCCCTTCGGCATTTTCACGACCAGGGGAACGGAGATTACGTTCAGCAACCGCTACAACCAAGCGCTTGCGGGACTCGATCCGGATCACGTGACCGATCCGGACACATTTCGCCAGTGGATCCACCCGGGAGATCGAGACCGTGTGTTGTCCGAATTCGCGCACGCAGTGGCGAACGTCCAACCGTATGAAACCGTGTTTCGTTTTCTTCATGTGAACGGTTCGGTGCGGAAGGTATTGAGCCGCCGGATTCCCCTCGAGCAAGGGCTCACTCAACAACCCCTCTATATCGGCTTCAATATCGACATCACGGCCCTGGATCAGATGCAGACACGCCTCAGTCGATCAGAACGGCTGGCGACGCTCGGCCAGGTCGCGGCCGGAATTGCCCATGAAATCAGGAACCCGCTCGTGGGGATCGGGTCCAATGCGTTTCTCCTCCTGGACGAATTCGACAAGTCGGACCCGCGGCATACCGATTTGGAAATGATATTGAAAGAAACGAAACGGCTGGATCGCATTGTCAATCAGATCATCGATTATGCTCGCCCACGGGAACTCGCTCCGGTGCTCTGTCCTCTCAACGATCTGATCGACGACGTCGTCAAGTTGCTCGATTCGACCGTCACCGCAAAACACCTGACGATCACACGTTCCATTTCTCCCACGCTGACCAGGCTCCATGCCGATCAAGACCAAATCAAACAGGTGCTCTTGAACGTGGTCCAAAACGCCATCGACGCCTCTCATGAGGGAGCCGCTATTGACGTGACCGCCTTCGAACTCCCCCGCGGCCAAACGGCAGGCATGGTGGTGAAGGTCACGGACCATGGAGTTGGAATTCCCGATAACGCGCTCGCGCACGTGTTCGAGCCGTTCTTTACGAGCGGGAAACGGCAGGGAACGGGATTGGGACTGGCGATCTGCCGCAATATCATCGAGAGCCATGGGGGCGACATCCAGATCACCAGTGAAGTCGGGAAAGGGACAAGCGTCAGAATCTGGCTCCCGCTCCGCCAGGAATTCCAATTCGTCGAGGGATAA
- a CDS encoding sigma-54 dependent transcriptional regulator encodes MQLTIFVTDDEPAIRNAIIKRLTRKHHRVVGFESGDALLAALPQEIPDLILLDLKMPGLSGLETLRKLRPLAPHSLVILLTAYGTVQDAVDAMKLGAYDFLIKTVDLDAMEPVLDRAIDLLSLRRRLAVETEHHDSQYAFASLDVQSSVMQNVLSQVRDVASNPKSSVLLLGETGTGKEYLARVLHHNGARASGPFIGVNCTALPRELFESELFGFERGAFTGAVQRKIGLLEKAEGGSLFLDEIGDLDLTMQAKLLRVIQERTIRRLGGTDDIGVDFRLIAATNRDLKKAVAEGRFREDLYFRLNVVSFELPPLRKRVEDIEPLCRRAVIRYGKEFGKDVVDIEPDAMTLLREYVYPGNIRELHNIIERAMIFCHGTMLSVDNLPAELRQRPESVAVTIVEGEERMLRLESKLGKQSLADIEQAIIQEVLRLSDYNKTTAARYLGLTRFALDRRLKKIADE; translated from the coding sequence ATGCAACTAACCATCTTCGTAACCGACGATGAACCGGCCATCCGCAACGCGATCATCAAGCGCCTGACTCGAAAACACCATCGGGTCGTCGGATTTGAGTCCGGCGACGCACTCTTGGCTGCCCTGCCTCAAGAGATTCCCGATCTGATCCTTCTCGACCTCAAGATGCCTGGCCTCAGCGGACTGGAGACCCTCAGGAAACTCCGTCCGCTGGCCCCTCATAGCCTGGTCATCTTGCTCACGGCCTATGGCACCGTTCAAGATGCCGTCGATGCCATGAAACTCGGGGCCTATGACTTCCTCATCAAAACTGTCGATCTGGATGCGATGGAACCGGTGCTCGATCGCGCCATCGACCTCTTAAGCCTGCGCCGTCGTCTGGCTGTCGAGACAGAGCATCACGACAGCCAATATGCGTTCGCCAGCCTGGACGTACAGAGTTCGGTTATGCAGAACGTATTGTCCCAAGTTCGGGATGTGGCCTCGAATCCGAAGTCGTCGGTGCTGCTCCTGGGAGAAACAGGAACCGGCAAGGAGTATCTTGCGCGGGTCCTCCATCACAACGGAGCCAGGGCATCGGGCCCCTTTATCGGCGTGAACTGCACCGCCCTCCCGCGAGAGCTGTTTGAGAGTGAACTGTTCGGTTTTGAGCGAGGAGCCTTCACCGGGGCGGTCCAGAGAAAGATCGGGCTGCTCGAAAAGGCGGAAGGCGGAAGCTTGTTCCTCGACGAAATCGGCGACTTGGATCTGACCATGCAGGCCAAGCTGTTACGGGTGATTCAAGAGCGTACCATTCGGCGGCTTGGGGGAACGGACGATATCGGGGTGGATTTTCGGCTCATCGCCGCCACAAATCGAGACCTCAAAAAAGCGGTGGCCGAAGGGCGCTTTCGGGAAGATCTCTATTTCCGGCTCAACGTGGTCTCCTTCGAACTGCCTCCGTTGCGGAAGCGAGTCGAGGACATCGAGCCCCTCTGCCGAAGAGCGGTCATCCGATACGGCAAGGAGTTCGGGAAAGACGTCGTCGACATCGAGCCGGATGCCATGACGCTGTTGCGGGAATATGTCTATCCAGGAAACATTCGTGAGCTGCACAATATCATCGAACGGGCCATGATCTTCTGCCATGGCACGATGCTGTCCGTGGACAACCTTCCTGCCGAACTGCGGCAGAGACCGGAATCTGTCGCGGTGACCATCGTGGAGGGAGAAGAGCGCATGCTCCGGCTCGAATCGAAACTGGGGAAACAATCCCTGGCCGATATCGAGCAGGCGATCATTCAGGAAGTGCTTCGGTTGTCGGACTACAATAAGACAACCGCCGCCAGATATCTCGGCCTCACGAGATTTGCGCTGGATCGGCGGCTCAAGAAAATCGCAGACGAGTAA
- a CDS encoding cupin domain-containing protein: protein MNVVNLSDYQQFSSEKMKKNNMFETPRFFCDIYCFEPGQEQKGHIHGEQDKVYLVLEGQGTFQVGSEKQVLSSGQGTMAPAGEEHGVKNHTDQRLKVLVFVSPNPS from the coding sequence ATGAATGTGGTGAATCTGTCAGACTATCAGCAGTTTAGCAGTGAGAAGATGAAGAAGAACAACATGTTTGAGACACCACGATTCTTCTGCGACATCTACTGCTTCGAGCCGGGGCAGGAACAGAAGGGGCATATTCACGGCGAGCAGGATAAGGTCTATCTCGTGCTTGAGGGCCAGGGCACCTTTCAGGTCGGGTCAGAGAAACAGGTGCTCAGCTCAGGGCAGGGGACGATGGCGCCGGCCGGGGAAGAGCATGGGGTGAAGAATCACACGGACCAGCGTCTCAAAGTCTTAGTGTTCGTGTCGCCGAATCCTTCGTGA